Genomic segment of Candidatus Omnitrophota bacterium:
CCTTGGTCAACCGCTTGAAAAAATGGTTGTTGACCGTCTGGACCTCGCGGTAAAACTCGGCCAGCTGTTTCAGCGGCCAGTCGGCGGGCTGGCCCTTGAGGCTGCGCAGGTATTGCCCTAGCAGGTACATCGAGAGCACGCGGTAGCGCGTTTCATCGATAGTGGAAAACGGCAGGTGGAAGCGCACCATCGGCTTGAGCTTCGCCATCACCGGGCAGCCGCTGGTCACCATGTGGATGCCGAGGAGCGAGCTGATCCCCTCCTGCAGCGAGGTCTGCTTGGCGTGCTGCCGCTCAGGTGTTTCCACCACGACGGTCACCCGCTCAATCGACAGCGACTGCTTGAACGCGCTGATGAGCTCGACGACGCTGACCGCGGCCGGACACTGGGGCGACTCTGCTTCGCGCAGCGGGCAGTTAGGGCATTGCTGAAAGGACAGGCGGGTCCAGGCCGGCAGCGGAGCTGGCGAGGCCGGAGGGATCCACGCCAGTGTTGCTGGATCCAAACGGACGGTAAACGCGCGCTCGGTGTGATCGGGAAAGATGAAGCGGTAGTGAAAGGTGATCGCCGGTTCGGAAGACGCCTCCATCAGGCGATGACTAACCCATCGGCTGCGGCGCGCGTATCAGGAAACTGCTTGCGCGCCGCCGCGACGATCGAATCAATCATCTCATCCGAATGGCCGGGGTCGTGGGAGGTCAGCAGGAGTTCCTTCACGCCGGCCTCCTTGGCCACCGCCACCGCGTGCTCCCACGTGCTATGCCCCCATCCTCGACGAGCAGGCAGCTCCTCCGGCGTAAACTGCGCATCATGCAGCAGCACGTCGGCCCCGCGGCAGAACTTGATGAGCGCAGCGTCTCCTGCGGGATCTCCGTGCTCGCGGTCCGTGGCAATGACGAGCACGCGGCTCGGAGTGCTCAGCCGATACGCCACGCAGCCTTGCGGGTGGCGCACCGGCAGCGTTGTGATGCTCACCCCGTCAAGCCCATAGGCCTCGCCATGGCGCAGCCGCAAATCCTCAAAGCGCACCGCCGACCGATCGCGCAACAGCGGCAGCGGCCAAAATGGATGGTCCATGAGCAGGCTCACATGGCGCTGCCACTCCGGCAGCTGCGACGGATCCGCCATGAGGGTCACCTGCGCCTTGGAGTTCAGCAGCGGCTTAAACGCGGGCAGGCCGATCAGGTGATCGAGGTGGATATGCGTAAAGAGGATCGTCGTGGGAGGCGGAACCCGATGCGCCGCGAGCGCATCGCCGAGATCCGCGATGCCGGTGCCGGCGTCGACGATGATGAAGCCGCGGGAGGTCTCAAGGCTGAAACACGAGGTGCGCCCGCCATAGCGGGCAAAGGAGGTGCCAGCCACCGGATAGCTGCCGCGCGCCCCATGCACCGTGAATTTCATCAGCGTTATCGTCGCACAGCGCCGAGGTGTTGCGCAAGGGCTTGAGCAACGCGCTGATGCAGGGCGTCAACCTCGTCAGCGGCCAGCGTCCGCGCAGGATCATGGTACGCAATCGAAAATGTCAGGCTGTATTTACCCGACGGCACCTGGGCGCCTCGGTCGTAGCGATCGATCAATTCCACCTGGGAGGCGGCCGGCCCGGCCGCCTGCTGAATGACTCGCGCAGCCTCCGCATAGGCGACCGATACATCGAGCAGAAAGGAGATGTCCCGCTTCGCCGCCGGGATACTCGATGGCGCCATCACCCGCCGGTCGGTTGCGCGCGCAACGCCTAAGAGGTCGGCGTCGCATTCGGCGAACCACGCATCATGTTTGACATCAAGTGCTGCAAGAATCCGCGGGGCGATTTTTCCTGCCGCGCCGAGCCGCCGCTCACCGAGGAGAACCGTCGCGCTCTGCCCGGCCTCCGCCCACGGATGCGGCTGGACCGTGAGATGGATCGGCTGCTGGGTGGCGCGCCCCGCGATAGCCTCCAGCAGCCCCTTTAGGAGAAAGAAGTCGCTAGGCTGCGCTTTCATCGACCAATCCCGCAGCCATGTCCCGGAGATGAGCAGCCCCAGCTGCGTGCGCTCAGCTGAGGCTTCCGGCGGCACGACCGCCCCAAGCTCGAAGAAGCGAATACTTGATGCCCCATGGGTCACATTGTGCCGGAGGGCTTGCAACAACCCCATCAACAGCGATGGACGGACGTACGCATGGTCTTGGCTGAGCGGATTGCTCACCCGCGCCGCACTCGTGGGTGAGATGCCGCACCGGGTCAGGGCTTGCTCGGAGAGCAAGGACCAGGTTTTGGCCTCGCACAATCCCAGGCTCGCACAGAGGCGTTGCAGTTCGTGTCGTTGGGCATATGTTGCCGAGCCTGCACGCCGCGCAGGAAATGACCCGGTGGGCACGGTGGCGGGAATGCGCTCATAGCCCATTAACCGGGCGAGCTCTTCGTGAAGATCAACCTCGTGGGTCACATCTCGTCGAAACGACGGCACCGTCACGCGAACCGTCTCGCTTGATCCGGATGACGCCACCAAGCATCCCAGGCGTGCGAGGTGCGTTCGAATCTCCGACGATGACACCGGCACCCCCAGCCGTTGCTTGACTCGTCTTCCATCCATCACAATCACGGTGCGCGCGGCTGGTCCCTGGCCAACGTCAATGACGCGGCACTCCTCGCCGCCGGCGAGCTCTTGAATCAGCCCGGAGGCGCGCGCCGAGGCGGTGGCGACACCCACGGGATCAACACCCCGCTCAAACCGGTACGACGATTCGCTCGTCAGCCCTAGCCGCCGTCCGGTGCGTCGGATGGAGATCGGATCAAAGAGCGCGCTCTCCAGCAACACCGTCGTTGTCTGCGGGGTGACTTCGCTTCCCATGCCTCCCATAATACCGGCGACGGCAACCGCCTGTTTCGCATCGGCGATGACGAGGGTCTCCGGAGTTACGGTCCGCTTGAGGCCATCCAAGGTCGTGATCGACTCATTCGCTCGCGCGGCCCGCACCAGAATTGTGCCGCCGGATAGCTTGGCGAAATCAAACGCGTGCAGCGGTTGGCCGTATTCAAAGAGCACGTAGTTGGTAATATCGACGACGTTATTGATCGGCCGCGCGCCGCAGGCGATGAGGCGCTTCTGCATCCACTCCGGCGATGGTTTGATCGTCACCCCGTCGATGAGCCGCCCAATGTAGCGCTGGCAATGTTTCTTATCCTCAATGAGGATCTTGGCTAGGAGCTGAGAGCTAGGAGCGGAGCGCCGCCTAACACCTTTTTTGCTTCCAGCTCCCAGCTCCCCCGGCCCGACCCGAGCCGGGGCGGGCCAGCTCTTAGCCGACGGAAGTTTTAGTCTTTGCCCAGTAATTGCTGCCACTTCTCTCGCAATCCCGATGATCGACAAACAATCCGGCCGATTCGGCGTGACCTCGATATCAAACACTGGCTGCCCGTCGACGTCGTGGATGGCCACGACTTCCAGCCCGGCCATCGTCAGCCGCTCCGCCAGCGCCTCGGGCTTGAGCCGAATAGTTACGCACTCTTTCAACCATTCCAGCGGGATTTTCATGACGACTTCTTTGCACTTAAGAAAACCAGCATAGCTGTAACCATCGCTGGAAAAAAGAACAGCGTCAACCAGCCTACCAGGACACCGGCTTCGAGATATTCCAGAACCCTTACGATGCCATCGAATTCAAAAGGAACCAAGAGACCAGCTGCTGCAAAAATACGCCAAGAACTGTTACCAGACCGCCACTTGAAGGCTCGCCTCACTATGACAAGCATCCAAACCAACACTGCCGTCAAGATGAGCGCATAAGGTGTGGAAGTCAAAAAGGCCCATTCAATCTGCCCCCTGGGACCAAACTTGGGATCAACATTGTGAAACAAATAGACGCTGACGCGCTCTTTGCCAATCAGGGCTGACCAGGTCGCAAGAAAAAAAGCTCCTGCGCGTTTCCCATCGACGGTCATCAAAACTGCTCCAGGAATCGTAGATCGTTTTCGAAAAAGAGTCGGCTGTCGGTGATGCGATATGGCAACATCGTCAGGACGCTCCGCCGGCACGTGGTGCGCCTTTGAGATGATGGATCGTCAGGTACTCCTCGGCGGTGTAGAGCGGGATGGTGGCTTGCCGGTAATCCCGCTTATTGCGCGTGACGAGCCCGTCCATTTTGTGCACCACGGCTGAGTAATACTGAATGGCGTCCTCGAAATCGCTAAACTCCTCGGCCGAGAGCGCTCGATCAATAATCTGCTCATCGAGGGTCACGACACGGACAATGAGTCGAAGCTTTCGGACATGCTGGATGGCTGCGGCTTTGGTCATCGCACGCCGCAAGACGTAATGGAGATTCGCGACCGTCAAGGGGGACATGGCTCCACGAACGACCCCGGCTTCCACGAGACTTAACAATTCTGCGGCGGGCGTATGGTGCGGGGCACGAGCCAACAGCAGATCCAGCAGGATATCCGTGTCAAAAAAGAGGCTGGTCATCTGGCGTATTTCTTTGCCAAATGCTCCGCATACGCCTCCCTCCATCGGCGCGCCGCCTTCGCCGTGGTGACTCCGGACAACTCACGCACCAGCGGCGTGAGACGCTCCGATGGCGGCCAAGATTTCGACCCCAGCGCCTGAAAATAATCTTCCACGATCCGAGAGAGGCTGATGTGGTAAGAATGCGCGTAGCGCTTCGCGCGCTGAATCGCCGACCCATCAAGTTTCAAGGTAAGTTTCGTGTTCATCGCAACCTCTTTTGTACGTCTAAATTATACTTTATTTGGACGTACTCTGCAACATTCAAAACTGTTCGAGGAAGCGTAGATCGTTTTCGAAGAAGAGGCGGATGTCGGTGATGCCGAGTTTGAGCATCGCGATCCGTTCGACTCCCATGCCAAACGCAAAGCCTTGCACCTTGTTGGCGTCATAGCCGACCGCCTTGAACACATTCGGATGCACCATGCCGCAGCCCATGATCTCAAGCCAGCCTTTGCGGCCGCACGTCGAGCATCCCTTCCCTTCGCACGAGGAGCACGCGATGTCGACCTCGGCGGAGGGCTCGGTGAATGGGAAAAAGTGCGGACGAAATCGCGTCTTGGTCTTCGGCCCGAAGAGCCCTTGCAGAAACCGCTCCAACACCCCTTTGAGATCCGCAAACGAGGTCCGGTCATCCACCATCAAGCCCTCAACTTGATGAAACATGAAGCTGTGGCTGGGGTCGAGCGGATCCGGCCGAAACACTTTCCCAGGTACCACGACCCGCAGCGGCGGCTGGCGTTGCTCCATCACGCGCACCTGCACCGGCGAGGTGTGGCTGCGCAAGAGCAGCCGGCCTTTCTTCGGCTCCGGTGACGGAAGATCAACGAAGAATGTATCGAAGGATTCGCGAGACGGATGATCGCGGGGGATATTGAGCGCATCGAAGTTATAATATTCAAACTCCATCTCCGGCCCTTCGATGATGTCAAAGCCGAGTGGGATGAATTGGTCAAGGATGGAATGCAAGGTTTGGGTGATGGGGTGGAGCCGTCCGAGGGCCACGGCCCGCCCTGGCAGCGAAACGTCGATGCTAGGGCCCTGGCGGGTCGCGGCGAACATCTCGCGGCGCGCGATCAGGGCAGACTCGAGGGACGTTTTGAGGTGGTTCGCGCGCTTGCCGACGTCAACCCGCTGCTCCGATGAGAGCTGCGGAATGGACTTCATGATCTCCGCCAGCCGGCTCTTGCGGCCGAGGTAGGTGATGCGAACTTTCTCCAGCTCTTCGGGTGACGTCGCGCGCTCAACACGCCCGGCGGCTTCACTCAAGAGCTGCTCAAGTTCCTGCGCCGTGTCCATGCTCAAAAAGTCAAAAAGCAAAAAGTGTCAGACACTTTTGGCCTTCCAGAAGTGTCAGGCACTTTTTGAAGGCGGGAAGCGTCTGACACTTTTAGTTGGCGGTCGCCTGTGCTACGAGTTGGTCAAAGGCCGACACGTCGTGGATCGCCAGCTCGGCAAGTTGTTTGCGATTGAGCCTCACATTCGCCTTGCGAAAGGAGGACATCAACCGACTGTACGTCAAGCCCCGGGCGCGCGCCGCCGCGTTGATCCGGATCACCCACAGGTTGCGGAACTCGCGCTTCTTCACCTTGTTGTCGCGGGTACGGTAGGCCTTGGCCCGCATGACGGTCTCTTTGACCTTCAACAGATGCAAGCGACGCCCGCCGCGGTAGCCTTTCGCTTGTTTCAGGAGTTTCTTTCGCCGCCGTCGAGACGCGACGGCCCATTTCACTTTTGCCATTTCCCCCTCCTATCGAGAATGATTACACAGATTATGAAAACGATTACACCGATTAAGACATCCACAGACTTATCTGTGTAATCATCTTTCCATAATCCGTGTAATCACATATATGGAATTAAGGATCTCACCTGGCGCTCATCCGGACGCGATAGCACGCGTTGTTTCCGCAGCTTCCGCTTGATCTTCGCCGGACGTGTGCCGAGCAGATGCCGACGGCCCGGGCGGAATCCGACCAGCTTGCCGGTGCCGGTGACCTTGATGCGATCTTTCACGCCTTTGACGGTCTTCAATTTAGGCATGCGCCACTCCTTCCTGTCCCGTCGCGCTCGCCGGCGATGCGGTGCTTGTGCTGTGCGTCGCCGCGACCTTGGTGGCGCGCTCGGCCTGCGATTTTTGGCGCGCGAGCTGCTGCTCGTATCGCTTGACCTTTTCGCGATCCGGCCCGAAGACCATGGTCATGAACCGGCCTTCCAGCGACGGCGTGCGCTCCACCCTGCTGATCAATTTCAGATCATCGACGAGCCGATCCAAAATGCGCCGGCCCACTTGGGTGTGGGCGAGCTCGCGGCCGCGGTACACCATCGTAACCTTGGCCTGGTCGCCGCGCAGCAGGAACTTTTTGAGCATATTCAGCTTCACTTGATAATCATGCTGCTCGATGTGCGGCTTGAATTTGACCTCTTTCAGCTTCGCGATGTGGTGTTTCTTTTTGGCCTCGCGCTCCCGGCGCTGCTCTTCATACCGAAACTTGTTGAAATTCATGATCCGGCAGACCGGCGGGGATACTTGCGGGGCCACTTCGACAAGATCCAGCTCCTGCTCGCGTGCTAGGCGAATCGCATCGGCCGGTAACATCACGCCAAGCTGGGCGCCATCTGCGCCGATCACGCGCACCTGAGGTACGCGGATGCGTTCATTGACTCGTAACTGTCTCAGCCCTTCTCCTCCTCTGTCAGCCGCTAGGTAGTGGCGCGGCTTGCGTTTTCTTGACTCACCCGCTGCACGAAGGCCTCCAAGGCCATCGCGCCCACATCGCCTCCCCGGCGGTGGCGCACGGCCACGCTGCGGGCTTCGGCTTCCCGTCCGCCGACGACCGCCATGTAGGGGATCTGCTGCAGTTGGGCATCTCGGATCTTCGCTTGCATCTTCTCGCTGCGGTCATCGCACGTCGCGCGCAGCCCGAGCGTTCGCAACGCGGCCTCAACCTCGCGGGCATACGGCAGCACGGCGTCGGTGATGGGCACGACCACCGCCTGCACCGGCGAGAGCCACACGGGCAGTGCTCCGGCATAATGCTCCAGCAGCACGCCGAAAAACCGCTCCAGGCTACCCAGGAGGGCTCGGTGAATCATGATCGTCCGATGCGCCTTGCCGTCGTCGGCTTGATACGTCAGATCAAACCGCTCCGGCAGCGCAAAATCGCATTGGATCGTGCCGCATTGCCAGCTGCGTCCGATCGCATCCTTGATTTTGATGTCAATCTTTGGGCCGTAAAACGCCCCTTCCCCTTCGTGCACCGCAAACGACAGGCCGCGACTCGTCATGGCCTCGCGCAGGGCGGCTTCGGCGCGCTCCCACAGGGCCGCCTCGCCGATGAATTTCTCAGGGCGCGTGGAGAGCTCGATTTCGTACTCGGCAAATCCAAAGGTCTTCAAGATCTCGAACTCAAACTCGAGCACGCGCTGGATTTCTTCCACCAGCTGATCCTCGCGCAAAAAGATGTGCGCATCATCCTGCGTAAACCCTCGCACGCGCATCAACCCATGCAGCACGCCGGATTTCTCATTGCGGTACACCGTGCCCAGCTCAAAGAACCGGATGGGCAGCTCGCGATAGCTGCGCAGTTTCGACCGATAGATGAGGATATGCCCCGGGCAGTTCATGGGTTTAATGCCAAAGGGCTGCTCCTCCGCCTCAAACAAAAAGATGTACTCTTTGTAATACTCCAGGTGCCCGGATTGTTTCCAGATGTCCGTCCGGAAGATGTGCGGGGTCGCGACGAGCTCGTAGCCGCGCTCCAGGTGCCGCCGGCGGATTTCATCCTCGATGATCGCCCGCACCCTGGCACCCTTCGGATGATAAAACACCACGCCAGGGCCGGCAAGCTCTTCAAAGCTAAAGAGGTCAAGCTCCGTACCGAGCCGACGGTGGTCGCGCCGCTTGGCCTCTTCGAGGCGCTTCACATAGTCATCAAGTTGCTGCTTGGTGGGAAACGCCGTGCCGTAGATGCGCTGCAGCATCGGTCGCTTCTCATCCCCGCGCCAATACGCGCCGGCCAGACTGAGGAGCTTAAACGCCTTGACCTCGCTGGTGGATGGCACATGCGGGCCTTCGCACAGATCCACAAATTCTCCGTCGGTGTAGAAAGAAACCTGCGCGTCAGGGATCCCCTCGACGATTTCGACCTTATACGTTTCGCCCTGGCGCTTGAATTGCTCGATAGCCTCGGCTTTCTTCAGATACGACCGCTGAAACGCATGGTTTTCTTTGACGATCTTGGCCATCTCGGCTTCAATCTTCGCCAAATCCTCATCGGTGAGCTTCACCGGAAGATCCAGATCATAATAAAATCCGTCTTCAATCGGCGGCCCGATAGCCAGCTTCACCTGCGGCCCATACAGCCGCCGCACCGCCTGCGCCATCACATGCGCGGCCGAGTGCCGCAGCGCATACAGCGGATCGTTTGCTTTTAATTTATCAGCCTGCCCTGCGTGAGCCATGGATTACCGAGTAACGTTTAACGTGAAACGTGTAACGTTAGGCTCCTCGAGAGAGCCAGGAATCGTCCCGTGTGAACCTGGGGCCGCCCTGATAAGTCTCCGCAACTCGGCATCGCACCGTTTGGCGGTCCAGCGTGGATGCTGCGCACGAATGGAGGCACGCGCGAGCGCAATGGAAAGCTCGGTTAACTGAGTGCCAATTGTGACACTCTCAGCACCACTCAGGTAGCTAAACAACCTCAGGACTTTCGGGGTTCTCGGCAACTCAATAGTTACAAGAGGCATACGGTGTTGCTCCACTAATTGTTTGGCATAGTCCAGGCGAGATTAAAGCGGTCCAACGTATCGTCCGTCAACAAGCCATGTAAGTCGCCCAGAGAGCCATCAGCCAGGAAGTCTCCGTGCCGTCGCCACGTCGTCCAAGGGATCTCCTTGCTCTGTGACTCCATGAGTAAATAGCTCGCGTACGCTGCCATGGCACGATCGAACCACTGTTTAAACTTTGAGCTGTGGAATTCGAGGATGGCCAGTCCATAAGGCGACCATTGCTTGTGAGCCTTGCTTCTCTTATCTGTATGACGATACATATGGACTCGGTTGAGCGGAAGCTTCAACATTCGGCTCTAGTATCGTCTTGCGGTCGATAGTGCGAAGCGTTTATGGACTCTCACATAGACACTGAGGCGATTCTCATCAGCATGGCATACTTCTCTCAAGAACTTGATGAACACTTGAAGCATCCGGCTGTCAAGGTTACCGATTTTCGTACCATGCTTGTACGTCTTATCCCCCTCGGCCCAATACAGCAAGAAGCCGGCGGCCAATAGTTCTCGTTGAGCTGATGTCAATGTACTGGGAATTGTGAACGGATCCCCATCGGGATTAAGTTTCACATAGGCGCTTTCACTCCACGACCGCCTTGGAATTCTGTGCTTTTTCAGCCAATACAGAACGGTTGCATGAGTGATGCTCAGCTCGCTGGCGATCTCCATCATCGACAACCGTCGCTGACAGTACAGTCTCTTCAATTCTATCTTATTCATGTGTAAACCTGGGCGATAGTGGGCTCGAACCACTGACCTCCACGATGTCAACGTGGCGCTCTAACCGACTGAGCTAATCGCCCCTGATCTAAAACTGCCAGCGAATGGCACCACATTCGCCACACGCCAATAACCGTCGATGGCAATAGAGTGCGATAATGCCAGGAAAAATCCCACAGAAAAATAGCAGGATGATCGCCCAGACCGGAATCACTTGCTTCGCCTCAGCGGTGTTCCCGCACGTGCACTTGGCCATCGGTTGAGATTACAACGGGTTCGCCTTAATAACCACTCGCATGGTGTTACGAACCGTGTCTTCCATATCTTTACTTCCGTACGATGCGATGATAAACGTGCTGCCTTTCACCATCGCCATATAATAGAATGGGGTTGGTTTTTGGGGTCCCGATCCGAGCGGCCCGTGACGCTGCACAACAATCCGATACGCCGTAGTTCCTCCGAAGCGCTCCTCGTGTACGCTCTCCAATTGATGCGGCATTACGGCAATATCTCTATTGCCTAAATCAAGTAATGACGGCACGAAATCGCCCTTATGATATTTTCCGGCAACAATCTTTTCGAATCGGTTATGAGGCGTCGCGCTGATATGACTTTCATATAGTGCCCATCGGTCTTTCATCCCCTTCACTGGCCCATGTTGCAGCTCGGCCTCGAAAATTCCCTTCCACACAGCCTCCTCACCCAAGAAATGCATTTCTTGTTCTTTTGCGTCGTCAGGAAGATAAAGAGAAAAATCAAACGGGCGTAGTCCCTGAGTTGTTAAACAGGCGTTTTGCGGTGCTTGGGCCGCGTCCCTAAAATGTCGCAGATGGATTTTGCATCGTTCCCTGGTGAGTGGTTTTTTTCGCTCCTCTTGGTCGATCTGCCATCGTGGGGTGCTTGGGGCTCTGGCTTGTGGCTTTCCGAGGTATTTCAACGATGCCAGGATAGGCTCGACGGCGTCTGTATTACTGCCCACTGTCAAGGTGAGAAGACCGTCGAAAAAAATATCGTAACTAAATTTTAGATCACTCTGCGTCCACTTGTTCTTCGGGAAACGCGATTGATCTAGTTTTAGTACCTGAGCTCCTTGAATGAGCTGATAAGGCTCTAGAATCTGCTGTCTTCCCTCAAGAAACTCGCTATACCCGCTTCGCTTATCCTGTGCTCTATCCCAAATATCAAGCCGCACCTCACATGCTGAACGCGAAGAACATCCAAAAAAATGTAGAAACGGCTCTTCGTCATCTGCCGGAACATACCAGCCAGGCGGAATGGTGAGCTCAATCCCCATCGTGGTGTTGCGATACACCGTTTCTGTGCTTGTTGTGAAGTCAGGCTGGGGAAGTTGCGAGGTGTCAGCCCGGGCAAGACCGAAGATTCCTCCTGTTATGGCAATGATTTCTATAACACGAATCAAGAAACCTGGCGTGCGTTGGTGATTCATGGGTCTAACTCCTTGCCTCCAATTTCGGATCTCATGTGCTCTGCGTGCTGAGCACTCAGCCCTCGAATCCCACTCGTCGTGCAAAATCGTCTGCGCATCTAATTTCAATCGCACTATTCGAATTCATGCCGGGGGTGGGATTCGAACCCACATGTCCCTTTCGAGACAACGGGTTTTAAGCCCGTCGTGTAAACCGTTCCACCACCCCGGCATATCGGTTGCAAATTCTTC
This window contains:
- a CDS encoding MBL fold metallo-hydrolase codes for the protein MKFTVHGARGSYPVAGTSFARYGGRTSCFSLETSRGFIIVDAGTGIADLGDALAAHRVPPPTTILFTHIHLDHLIGLPAFKPLLNSKAQVTLMADPSQLPEWQRHVSLLMDHPFWPLPLLRDRSAVRFEDLRLRHGEAYGLDGVSITTLPVRHPQGCVAYRLSTPSRVLVIATDREHGDPAGDAALIKFCRGADVLLHDAQFTPEELPARRGWGHSTWEHAVAVAKEAGVKELLLTSHDPGHSDEMIDSIVAAARKQFPDTRAAADGLVIA
- a CDS encoding phenylalanine--tRNA ligase subunit beta; translated protein: MKIPLEWLKECVTIRLKPEALAERLTMAGLEVVAIHDVDGQPVFDIEVTPNRPDCLSIIGIAREVAAITGQRLKLPSAKSWPAPARVGPGELGAGSKKGVRRRSAPSSQLLAKILIEDKKHCQRYIGRLIDGVTIKPSPEWMQKRLIACGARPINNVVDITNYVLFEYGQPLHAFDFAKLSGGTILVRAARANESITTLDGLKRTVTPETLVIADAKQAVAVAGIMGGMGSEVTPQTTTVLLESALFDPISIRRTGRRLGLTSESSYRFERGVDPVGVATASARASGLIQELAGGEECRVIDVGQGPAARTVIVMDGRRVKQRLGVPVSSSEIRTHLARLGCLVASSGSSETVRVTVPSFRRDVTHEVDLHEELARLMGYERIPATVPTGSFPARRAGSATYAQRHELQRLCASLGLCEAKTWSLLSEQALTRCGISPTSAARVSNPLSQDHAYVRPSLLMGLLQALRHNVTHGASSIRFFELGAVVPPEASAERTQLGLLISGTWLRDWSMKAQPSDFFLLKGLLEAIAGRATQQPIHLTVQPHPWAEAGQSATVLLGERRLGAAGKIAPRILAALDVKHDAWFAECDADLLGVARATDRRVMAPSSIPAAKRDISFLLDVSVAYAEAARVIQQAAGPAASQVELIDRYDRGAQVPSGKYSLTFSIAYHDPARTLAADEVDALHQRVAQALAQHLGAVRR
- a CDS encoding PIN domain-containing protein, whose amino-acid sequence is MTSLFFDTDILLDLLLARAPHHTPAAELLSLVEAGVVRGAMSPLTVANLHYVLRRAMTKAAAIQHVRKLRLIVRVVTLDEQIIDRALSAEEFSDFEDAIQYYSAVVHKMDGLVTRNKRDYRQATIPLYTAEEYLTIHHLKGAPRAGGAS
- the pheS gene encoding phenylalanine--tRNA ligase subunit alpha, yielding MDTAQELEQLLSEAAGRVERATSPEELEKVRITYLGRKSRLAEIMKSIPQLSSEQRVDVGKRANHLKTSLESALIARREMFAATRQGPSIDVSLPGRAVALGRLHPITQTLHSILDQFIPLGFDIIEGPEMEFEYYNFDALNIPRDHPSRESFDTFFVDLPSPEPKKGRLLLRSHTSPVQVRVMEQRQPPLRVVVPGKVFRPDPLDPSHSFMFHQVEGLMVDDRTSFADLKGVLERFLQGLFGPKTKTRFRPHFFPFTEPSAEVDIACSSCEGKGCSTCGRKGWLEIMGCGMVHPNVFKAVGYDANKVQGFAFGMGVERIAMLKLGITDIRLFFENDLRFLEQF
- the rplT gene encoding 50S ribosomal protein L20, whose amino-acid sequence is MAKVKWAVASRRRRKKLLKQAKGYRGGRRLHLLKVKETVMRAKAYRTRDNKVKKREFRNLWVIRINAAARARGLTYSRLMSSFRKANVRLNRKQLAELAIHDVSAFDQLVAQATAN
- the rpmI gene encoding 50S ribosomal protein L35, with protein sequence MPKLKTVKGVKDRIKVTGTGKLVGFRPGRRHLLGTRPAKIKRKLRKQRVLSRPDERQVRSLIPYM
- a CDS encoding translation initiation factor IF-3 — translated: MRQLRVNERIRVPQVRVIGADGAQLGVMLPADAIRLAREQELDLVEVAPQVSPPVCRIMNFNKFRYEEQRREREAKKKHHIAKLKEVKFKPHIEQHDYQVKLNMLKKFLLRGDQAKVTMVYRGRELAHTQVGRRILDRLVDDLKLISRVERTPSLEGRFMTMVFGPDREKVKRYEQQLARQKSQAERATKVAATHSTSTASPASATGQEGVAHA
- the thrS gene encoding threonine--tRNA ligase, encoding MAHAGQADKLKANDPLYALRHSAAHVMAQAVRRLYGPQVKLAIGPPIEDGFYYDLDLPVKLTDEDLAKIEAEMAKIVKENHAFQRSYLKKAEAIEQFKRQGETYKVEIVEGIPDAQVSFYTDGEFVDLCEGPHVPSTSEVKAFKLLSLAGAYWRGDEKRPMLQRIYGTAFPTKQQLDDYVKRLEEAKRRDHRRLGTELDLFSFEELAGPGVVFYHPKGARVRAIIEDEIRRRHLERGYELVATPHIFRTDIWKQSGHLEYYKEYIFLFEAEEQPFGIKPMNCPGHILIYRSKLRSYRELPIRFFELGTVYRNEKSGVLHGLMRVRGFTQDDAHIFLREDQLVEEIQRVLEFEFEILKTFGFAEYEIELSTRPEKFIGEAALWERAEAALREAMTSRGLSFAVHEGEGAFYGPKIDIKIKDAIGRSWQCGTIQCDFALPERFDLTYQADDGKAHRTIMIHRALLGSLERFFGVLLEHYAGALPVWLSPVQAVVVPITDAVLPYAREVEAALRTLGLRATCDDRSEKMQAKIRDAQLQQIPYMAVVGGREAEARSVAVRHRRGGDVGAMALEAFVQRVSQENASRATT